CAGGTAATACTCCTGGTTAAACTCTTCTTCCAGCAGTTCCTGCCAGTCGTTTTTTAATATGCTCATCTTCATCACCAGTATCATTATATCATGGACTAGTACTCCACTAACTTTCAAATTGTAAATTAAATTTGGAGAGGATTTCTGTAAAGTAAATCGGTCAAATTGGTTGAAGCACTAACCTAAGCGGATGATGATCTTTGGCGAAAAAAACAGGCCCTGACCGGCGGAATCTAGGTCTCGCCAGCCAGGGCTTTGCACCGCTTCAGACAACACAAGTACCGGAATTGGGGCCAATGGCCGCAATGTTTCGGGCATTAATTGCCACCAGATTACCCGGCAGGAAGCTGCCAAACGGGCAAGTCAACTGGATAACCAAAAACTCATCGGCGCCGGACACATTGACAAACGGCGACAGGGAGCCAATCAACGGTGAAAGGCCATTGTAAGTGGACAATGTCTGGGAACAACCAAAGTTATTGCTCTGCGGATCAATGATGCCTAAGAACGTCCCCTGAATCGTGCTGCCGTCGGTTAATACCACCGACAGACTGACGCCGCCGGTAAAATTCAAGCCATGTCCTTTTAATCTCATATTCCTACTCCTTTACCTAATAGTAATAGCAACCTACTATATACTATGTAAACAAATGGAATATGCGCCTGCTTAGGAAAAACATTTTGCCCGTCCTGCCTTCAGCACGCAGGCAGACAAAGCGCCGGAGGGGCTTTTCTTACTCCTTTTTCCTTGCTATTTATCAATGATACTTACAGGAGTTATTCCCTGCTTTTTCTATTTCCTTTTCCGGCAGGGAGTAAAAAAACAGCCTTACACCTTCCTGCAGTCAGAATAGGGAGGCTTAGGTCTCATTAGTCCTAAACCTCCCTAACTATACAAGGAAAAATATAATTCCAGGTACCGCCAACTAATTACTATTAAGCGAACATGGCCGTAACAGTAATCGTTCCACCTGGCGAAATATAGTCGTCAACATTGATGGTAATACTATCACCACTATCAATCGTATTAATTCTCGTACCGTTAACATAAATTTCCTCATAGATAGTATTATTATTGGTAATCGTAATGGTCATACCGCTGGAATAGGCCACAGTGCCCTCCAAAGACAGCGAAACGGAAGTCGGCAAAACTGCGCCATTTACAATCGTGATAGTTTGCCCTGTTGCACTTCCTGTTGCTTTCGTATACGTTTCCGTCCTGATAGTATTATCCCGCTCTACTTTCTGCAGCAGCTTATAGCTTAGGTCACGGGCGTATTGCTGCTTGCCCGCTTCATGGGCACTGTCTTTCAGCGATGGCTTAAACCCATCTGCCAGTTGGAACATCACCTTGCCGTACCAGTTCCCCTTGTCCACATTGGAGCGAATATAGCCGCCTTCCAGAGCCAGTCGCGGCGTAATCTGCAGGCTGCTGCGCAGCTTGTAGCCCTGCTCGTCCCTGCTGTACTTGTTATCATAGTAAAAACCGGAAGCATATACGCTCAGCCAGGGTGCTTTAGCCAAGGCAGTCCCCGCTTCATAGTCGAAACCCCTGACCG
This region of Propionispora hippei DSM 15287 genomic DNA includes:
- a CDS encoding inverse autotransporter beta domain-containing protein, encoding NLSRIGLGSEYFHGLGEYRANVYLPVSGEKNTGKTDASNNILYVRAVRGFDYEAGTALAKAPWLSVYASGFYYDNKYSRDEQGYKLRSSLQITPRLALEGGYIRSNVDKGNWYGKVMFQLADGFKPSLKDSAHEAGKQQYARDLSYKLLQKVERDNTIRTETYTKATGSATGQTITIVNGAVLPTSVSLSLEGTVAYSSGMTITITNNNTIYEEIYVNGTRINTIDSGDSITINVDDYISPGGTITVTAMFA